A portion of the Bombina bombina isolate aBomBom1 chromosome 9, aBomBom1.pri, whole genome shotgun sequence genome contains these proteins:
- the LOC128640410 gene encoding interferon-induced protein with tetratricopeptide repeats 5-like, whose product MSELSKNTLQPQLLQLKCHFTWTLNEEICEIDEIEERQYDQLDFFTSKNKYMVHNLLSYIKHLNGDYPEAISLLEKAEEMIREAYGDKVNSKYLVTYANYAWVYFMMEDYEKSNIYLEKVKSIYKEYKLSLHDNIELSDLYGEQGWSLLKFSSRFFDKSKECFKKALETDPDDPEWNGGYATAVYRMERTNLNTSHESLPLLKRAVELNPKDSVVKALLGLKLQKLKQNKEARKCIEEALEQTPDLPYSLRYVAQFYRKEGMIDEALRVLERAVNLLPNSGFLHHQIGLCYRQKKTQLVTARGWRQYDVSNDEEINRLIQNAIFHFEKVLEHKKAFAFAFNDLANMYKEAKEYDKAEETFQKAFSITYLTAKEKQQLHFSYGQFQQYCRKSEADAIKHYKEALKIPENIFVRQKCENALKKLANKMVKRNATSAYGYSLLAFIYKLNQKKMDAIQCYEKALKLDPYNKEYQSELRDLKLNVG is encoded by the exons ATGAG TGAATTGTCAAAAAATACTTTACAACCTCAACTCTTACAGCTGAAGTGCCATTTTACTTGGACATTAAATGAAGAGATCTGTGAAATTGATGAGATAGAAGAGAGACAGTACGATCAGCTGGATTTTTTTACTTCTAAGAATAAATATATGGTTCACAATTTATTAAGTTATATAAAACATCTGAATGGTGATTACCCAGAAGCCATTTCTCTTTTAGAAAAAGCTGAAGAGATGATTCGTGAGGCATATGGGGATAAAGTAAACAGTAAATACCTTGTGACCTATGCTAACTATGCTTGGGTCTACTTTATGATGGAAGACTATGAAAAATCTAACATCTACTTAGAGAAGGTGAAAAGTATTTACAAAGAATATAAATTGTCATTGCACGATAACATTGAGTTATCTGATCTATATGGTGAACAGGGATGGTCTCTGCTGAAATTTTCTTCAAGGTTCTTTGACAAATCAAAAGAATGCTTTAAGAAAGCTCTTGAGACTGATCCAGATGACCCTGAGTGGAACGGAGGCTATGCAACCGCAGTGTATCGTATGGAAAGAACAAATCTGAACACCAGCCATGAATCTTTACCATTGTTGAAACGAGCTGTAGAACTAAATCCCAAGGATTCTGTGGTGAAGGCCCTTCTTGGCTTGAAACTTCAAAAGTTAAAGCAAAACAAAGAGGCAAGAAAGTGCATTGAAGAAGCTCTTGAGCAAACGCCTGACCTCCCATATTCACTTCGTTATGTTGCTCAATTTTACCGGAAGGAAGGAATGATTGATGAAGCTCTTCGTGTTTTGGAGAGAGCTGTAAACTTATTACCTAATTCTGGATTTCTTCATCATCAAATAGGATTGTGCTACAGGCAAAAAAAGACCCAATTGGTAACTGCAAGGGGATGGAGACAATATGATGTTTCCAATGATGAGGAAATAAACAGACTTATACAAAATGCCATATTTCATTTTGAAAAAGTCTTAGAACATAAAAAAGCTTTTGCATTTGCATTCAATGATTTAGCAAATATGTATAAAGAAGCAAAGGAATATGACAAAGCAGAAGAGACATTCCAAAAAGCTTTCAGCATTACATATCTTACAGCAAAAGAAAAGCAGCAACTCCATTTCAGTTATGGGCAGTTTCAACAATATTGCAGAAAATCAGAAGCTGATGCTATAAAACATTATAAAGAAGCGCTAAAAATACCAGAAAATATATTTGTGCGACAGAAATGTGAAAATGCTTTGAAAAAGTTAGCAAATAAAATGGTGAAAAGAAATGCTACTAGTGCCTATGGATATAGTTTGCTCGCGTTCATTTATAAGCTTAATCAGAAAAAAATGGATGCAATTCAATGTTATGAGAAAGCCTTAAAGCTTGATCCATATAATAAAGAATATCAGAGTGAGCTCCGTGACCTGAAATTGAATGTAGGTTAG